Within Persephonella sp. KM09-Lau-8, the genomic segment ATGATGAGGCAAGAGTTTTTTTAAAAATATACAAAGAAACATACCCACAAATTGCCCAATGGCAAGATATGACAATCAGAAAAATACAAAAACATAAAAAAATTCAGGTAAAAACACTTCTGGGAAGAGTAATGACAGCAGAAAGATACACAGACGCACTAAATTATCCTATACAAGGAAGTGGAGCAGACCTGATTAAACTTGCCATAGCATACTTCCACAGCAAAAAAAATAAACTGAATCTTGAAGCAAATATAGTAAATGTAATCCACGATGAGATTATAGTAGAAGCAAAAAAAGAAACATCCGAAAAAGTATCAAAACTTCTAAAAGAATCAATGCAGTGGGCTGCAAAAAAAATAATCCCTGAAATACCCTGTCCCGTAGAAGTCAAAATAGGGAAAAACTGGCAAGAAATAAAGTAAGAGAAAAATTTCTCTTACAAAACATCAAAAGCTTTTATTAAAAATCTAAAACAGGAGGGAATTAGTATGTCATTATTTGCCCAAATCAGTGAAGAAGCTAAAAAGGAAGAAAAACAACAAGCTAATACCCAACAAACAGAAAAACAGGAAAATACAAAGAAAAAAGAACCTAAAAAAATAGAAGTAGAAGCCCACATAACAATTGTATTTAATCCTTCCTCAAATACCTTTTCGGCTGCTCTAAAAGTTGGAAATATTCTAGAAACTGTAACATCTGAATCCTTAAATGAAATAACAGAACATTTAACAGCACTAATAAAAAAAGAAGCTTTCAAAAAACCTGAAAAATCCAAAAAACAAACAAAAAAACAAGAAACTGAAAAAGAAGAAAAAACAGTATCTCTTTTCGGGTTTTAAAAATGGAAAAACTAACACAAGCCCAACAAAAAGCCGTAACGCATTTGTCTACACCTCTCCTTGTAATAGCAGGAGCTGGAACAGGAAAAACAAAAACAATAACAGAAAAAATAAAGTACTTACGGAAAGACTTTGGAATACCTCCGGAAAGAATACTGGCTATAACATTTACAAACAAAGCCGCAAAAGAAATGAAGAAAAGAGTAGAAGAAGGGGAAACTTTTCCTTATATAAAAACTTTCCACTCCTTTGCTCTTACTATTTTAAAAACACATCCAGAAGAAGCTTTTAACGGGGAAAATTTCTCAATACTAGACGAAAAAGATCAGCTGGAAATAATAAGGCAAATACTAAAGGAGAAATCAATAGAAATTGAACCAAGAAAAGTGTTAAACGAAATATCCCTGTTTAAAGAAAATAAAAAAGAAACAGACCCCCAAATAGAAGAAATTTTCGTCGAATATCAAGAAAGGCTCCTAATGAGCAACAGTCTCGATTTTGACGACATTATAATAAAAGCAAATGAACTGCTGGAAGAACATGAAGAAATTCGAAATTTCTGGAAAGAAAGCTTTGATTACATACTGGTAGACGAATTTCAGGATACAAACAAAAATCAGCTTAGGCTTATTAAGAATATATATAAGGAACCGTTTATCACAGCCGTTGGCGATCCAAATCAATGCATATATTCATGGAGAGGAAGCGAAATAAAAAATATACTTGAGTTTAAAAAACACTTCCCGGGTGCTCAAATAATAAAACTTGAAAATAACTTCCGCTCAACTAAAAAAATACTTCACATGTCAAATGTTCTCTTAGAAGGAACTATTCCAGAAGAAATGCTTCCTGTTTTGAAATCCAACAGAGAAGAAGGAAAATTACCTGTTTTGAAAATATTTAAATCTGATACAGAAGAATCCAAAGCCATAGCAAAAAAAATAAAAGACCTTCTATCTACATACTCTCCATCTGATATAGCTGTTCTTGTTAGAAAAAACAATCTCATACCTGAAATAGAAAAAAGGCTTTTGGAAGAAAAACTACCCTATAAAACTGCAGGAAAAATAAAGTTTTCAGAAAAGTCAGAAATAAAACTCATTCTATCTTACATAAGAGCTGTCCTCAACAAAAAAGATGAAGCTGCATTCTTCTACTGCATAAACAGACCAGCAAGAGGCATTGGAAAGAAAACACAGGAAAAAATAAAAAACTCATTCGAAAAAAATTGGATATATACCGCACAAAAGATTGCCCAAACTTTACCTGACAAACAACAAAAAGCTGTAAAAAACTTTATCAAAATACTTGAAACAATAGAAAAAGAAATAGAAACAGAATCTGCAAACCTAATAGAAAAAATAACAGAATTAATAGATTTAAAAAATTACCTCATAGAAAAATATAAAAGCAAACAAGTTGTCGGAAAAAAGCTAAAAAACATACAAATTCTATCGGAAATGCTCAAAGAAAACAAAAGCCTTGAAGATTTCATGGAAATGCTTTATCTAGAATCCGGACAAGATCAGATTGACAAAGAACACATAACAATAGCAACAATACACTCAGCAAAGGGTCTGGAGTTCCCTGTAGTATTCATTCCTGCACTGGAAGAAGGAATCCTTCCCTCCGGAACAGATATTCATGAAGAATTAAGGGTTCTATACGTAGCAATTACAAGAGCTAAAGACCTTCTGTTTCTTTCTGCCGCAAAATATAGAAAAGGATTTGACGGAATACCCCAAAAAACAAAGCCGTCAAGGTTCCTAAAAAACATCACAAAAGTTTATAAAACAAAAAGTCTAGTAAAAACATAAAAAAGGAGGTTAAAAGTTGAAAAAATATGTCCTAATAAATCAAATCTTAAGAACAATAGAAAAGAAACATATAAAAACTTTTGGGTGGGTAGGAAAAGGAAATCTATCGAAAATATACGGAAAAAATAGCTACATGTTATACGACTCCTTCCCACCTCTTGACATGCAGAACTACCAAGAAAAAGTAACTAACTTAAGAAAGGTGGTGGCCTTCTATTCGGCAATACTCAATACATACGAAGCTATAGAAGAAGCAGAAATAAAGATAGAAACCCCTGACCAATTTAAAAGATTTGCAAGAAGCTACGAAGTTATTTTTGAGCCTTCTCCAAAAGAAGGAGCTCTATGGATAGGAGTTGGTTTTGCAAAAGAAGAACATCCTTATATACAAATCGACAAGCTTATTCAAAAATCAAAAGAAGAAATAAGAAAAACCCTAAACATAATGAAAAAAGCACAAAAAGAAATGCCTGGAGAAATCTGGGAAAAAGTGTTAATCGGATTAAATCATCCCCTCAGCAAAAATTTCACCAAAACAATGTAAGAGAAAAATTTCTCTTACTGGAGGAAAAAATGGCTGTAATAACAATTTTTGACCTTGCTAAACTTGGAATCAACTACCCTAAATGTCCTGCATGCTCATATGAATCATCAATATTTCTAACAGCTGAAGATCCAACTGAGGACATTATTGAAATCTTTAAGAAGGATGAACTGGAAAAACTTGAAACACCCCCTATATGTAACAACTGCTTCTGTGAAATTTTAAACGAAAACAAAAGTTATAAATTCAAATACTTTACAAGGAGGTAAAAAATGTCATCAAATCCAAAAACAGAAAAAGTAGTAGTTGAATTTAACGGAAAAAAATGGGAGTTTGACTATGCCCCAGACCTTGATGAAAAACACTTCAAAAAAATACTTGCTACAGAAGCTCCCGAAATTGTAAATGCAAATGCAAAAACCTCCTACACGGATAACGGAAAAACCAAAGTAATAAAATTTGAAAAAAGTATAGGGTATAAAGGATGAAGCTAAAAGAAGAAAAGAGCAGTATTCTACTGGAAAGAATTACAGAAATTGAAGAAAAAAGCAAAAACGTTGAAAATATGCAAATTGAAGAGCTGAAAAAATTCATGGATGAAACACTTCAGCTAATAGAAGACTATAAAACAAACCAGGGAAAAGCAGAAAAACTCATAGAATCCATAAAAAACACTCCTCCAGTACCAAACACAAAAATAAGACAATTATTATAAAGGGCAAGTTATGATAAAAATAAACGAAGATAAAGTATTTAAGAGGCTTAATCTAATATCCAGCAAATATTTAATAAAATCCCTAGCTAAAAAAAAGCTCTGGTAATTAAAGATGAAAAAAACAGACTTGAAGAAATTAAAAAGGTATTAAATCTGCTACAACAAAATGAATACACAATACCCTATCTTTTTAAAACTCTTTTCATAGATGAATATATGGAAATATTCGGCCATTTTTCTCAGGCTTTCTCTATCCATGAATGTTTTACAAAAGAAGAAAAAGAAATACCTATCCTTGCATTTATGTTAAAAAAAGACTTCATTCCGGTTCCTTCCTTCTATCCTATCCTTCAATTAAAATACCCTGAAAGTTTTGCAGTAGCTCTTTATCTTACAGAAATAAATGACTTCACTCAGGAATATATAGATTTGGAATATTATGCAGACCCTACAACATATAGAAAATTTAACTTTACATACAGTGCAGTTCCAATATCAGTATTTCTTACTCTTTTTTCCGAATATAACCAGATATATGATAACTTTACTTCTCCATATGAAACAATAAAAGCAAGTATATACCCAAGCTACGGGTATAACCATCTGCTTGCCTACGAAGCAAAAAAAAATAACTCAAAATTTCAAAGACAGAAAAGAACTTGCCAGTTTATAAAAACGAAAAAAGGGAAATAAAAAATGAGTATTACCTGGAAGAAATATATGAAAACTATTTTCTGGAAGAACTTTCCCTTGCGAAATAGAAGCAATATTAATACTGCCCAGAAACATAATATCTATATATACTCTCACAGGAAAGCAACCTAAAGAAACAGTGGCAGAAATAGTCTACGACACATTCAAAGACAAAACCGATAAAAAATTCTGGAAAAATTAATAAAGGATGTATTCGAAACAGAAGGTGAATTTAACAGAATACATTTAGAAGCAAAAAAAGTACTGGAAGGAACCCTGGATGCTCCCTCAACAATAACCCTTCTGGAAATTTCCGAAAAAGAAAAACAAAAAGCTAATAAATATGTTCAAAAACGGACTTAAAATCTGGAAGAGTTCAAAGAAATCCAGATAAAAAACGTAAAAAACACCTTTTTGAAGCCGCTAAAAAACTGGAAAAGTTTCAAAAGAAAAA encodes:
- a CDS encoding ATP-dependent helicase; the encoded protein is MEKLTQAQQKAVTHLSTPLLVIAGAGTGKTKTITEKIKYLRKDFGIPPERILAITFTNKAAKEMKKRVEEGETFPYIKTFHSFALTILKTHPEEAFNGENFSILDEKDQLEIIRQILKEKSIEIEPRKVLNEISLFKENKKETDPQIEEIFVEYQERLLMSNSLDFDDIIIKANELLEEHEEIRNFWKESFDYILVDEFQDTNKNQLRLIKNIYKEPFITAVGDPNQCIYSWRGSEIKNILEFKKHFPGAQIIKLENNFRSTKKILHMSNVLLEGTIPEEMLPVLKSNREEGKLPVLKIFKSDTEESKAIAKKIKDLLSTYSPSDIAVLVRKNNLIPEIEKRLLEEKLPYKTAGKIKFSEKSEIKLILSYIRAVLNKKDEAAFFYCINRPARGIGKKTQEKIKNSFEKNWIYTAQKIAQTLPDKQQKAVKNFIKILETIEKEIETESANLIEKITELIDLKNYLIEKYKSKQVVGKKLKNIQILSEMLKENKSLEDFMEMLYLESGQDQIDKEHITIATIHSAKGLEFPVVFIPALEEGILPSGTDIHEELRVLYVAITRAKDLLFLSAAKYRKGFDGIPQKTKPSRFLKNITKVYKTKSLVKT